The following proteins come from a genomic window of Winogradskyella sp. PC-19:
- a CDS encoding ABC transporter permease yields the protein MIRLVQLELQKLWLNRTSKILIFVSFILPFTVLVLSSIKINFFGFFTLELGELGIFNFPIIWHITTFCASYFKFFFAIVVVSMIGNEYSNKTLKQNLIDGLSKKEFILSKFYTIVFFSLAATLLIGIATFCIGMYYSSYTEATIIFREVEFLLAYFVKLVGFFSLCLFFGMLLKRSAFALAFLFILYIVEWLVFWGAYEIFDSADKAFQVKNFMPLESMYKLIDQPFQRVVMTKFPDKAELGYDYAVHFSEIAIVLGWTALFIFLSYRLLKKRDL from the coding sequence ATGATACGACTCGTACAACTAGAATTACAAAAACTTTGGCTTAACCGAACAAGTAAAATCCTAATATTTGTTAGCTTTATTTTACCTTTTACAGTCCTAGTTTTATCCTCTATTAAGATAAATTTTTTCGGATTCTTTACCTTAGAATTAGGTGAATTGGGGATTTTCAATTTTCCAATCATATGGCATATAACAACATTTTGTGCTTCTTATTTTAAATTCTTCTTCGCCATTGTTGTAGTAAGTATGATTGGTAATGAATACAGTAACAAAACACTAAAACAAAACCTTATTGATGGTTTGAGTAAGAAGGAATTTATTCTTTCAAAATTCTACACTATCGTATTTTTCTCGTTAGCAGCGACGCTTTTGATTGGTATAGCTACGTTTTGTATAGGCATGTACTACTCTAGCTATACTGAAGCAACTATAATATTCAGAGAAGTTGAATTTTTACTCGCCTACTTTGTAAAGCTTGTTGGCTTCTTTAGTTTATGTTTATTCTTCGGTATGCTACTTAAGCGTTCGGCATTTGCTTTAGCCTTTTTATTCATCTTGTATATTGTAGAATGGCTTGTTTTCTGGGGTGCGTATGAAATATTTGATAGTGCTGACAAGGCTTTTCAAGTTAAAAACTTTATGCCACTAGAGTCAATGTACAAACTCATTGACCAACCTTTTCAGCGTGTAGTAATGACCAAATTCCCTGACAAAGCAGAATTGGGTTACGATTACGCTGTACACTTCAGTGAAATCGCTATAGTTTTAGGTTGGACAGCACTTTTTATCTTTTTGTCTTACAGATTATTAAAAAAGAGAGATTTGTAA
- a CDS encoding ABC transporter ATP-binding protein, with amino-acid sequence MENILTINNLTKKFGYLTAVKDLSFTIQKGNVYGILGPNGSGKSTTLGIVLNVVNRTHGDFQWFDGDVDTHDALKKVGAIIERPNFYPYMTAEQNLKLVCKIKGVPTDKIQEKLEVVGLLDRKNSKFRTYSLGMKQRLAIASALLNDPEILILDEPTNGLDPQGIHQIRQIIKDIASNGTTILLASHLLDEVEKVCSHVVVLRKGEKLYSGRVDEMINSHGFFELKTDKQSELISILEDHKLFEKIKTEDDLITAFLKEPMEASDFNKLMFDRGIVLSHLVKRKESLEEQFLQLTDNLN; translated from the coding sequence TTGGAGAATATCCTTACTATTAATAACCTGACAAAAAAATTTGGTTATCTCACGGCAGTTAAAGACTTAAGCTTTACCATTCAAAAGGGTAATGTTTACGGAATCTTAGGACCAAACGGAAGCGGAAAATCAACAACACTAGGAATTGTATTAAACGTAGTTAATAGAACTCATGGAGATTTCCAGTGGTTTGATGGCGATGTAGATACACACGATGCCTTAAAAAAGGTTGGTGCTATTATCGAACGTCCAAACTTTTATCCTTACATGACAGCAGAACAGAATTTAAAACTGGTTTGCAAAATTAAAGGTGTACCAACTGATAAAATTCAAGAAAAATTAGAAGTTGTAGGTCTTTTAGACAGAAAAAATAGCAAATTTCGCACCTACTCCTTAGGTATGAAACAACGTTTAGCAATTGCGTCTGCATTACTTAACGACCCAGAAATTCTAATCTTAGACGAACCTACAAACGGTTTAGACCCACAAGGCATACACCAAATACGTCAAATCATAAAAGATATTGCTTCAAACGGAACGACTATTCTTTTGGCTTCGCATTTATTGGACGAAGTCGAGAAAGTATGTTCTCATGTTGTCGTACTTCGAAAAGGTGAAAAACTATATTCTGGTCGTGTTGACGAGATGATTAACAGTCATGGATTTTTTGAACTAAAAACTGATAAACAATCTGAATTGATTTCAATTTTAGAAGACCACAAACTGTTTGAAAAAATTAAAACTGAGGACGATTTAATCACCGCATTTTTAAAAGAACCTATGGAAGCTTCAGACTTTAACAAACTCATGTTTGATAGAGGTATTGTGCTTTCACATTTAGTAAAACGAAAAGAAAGTCTTGAAGAGCAGTTCCTTCAACTAACAGACAACCTAAACTAA
- a CDS encoding IS1096 element passenger TnpR family protein, whose protein sequence is MIYRFRVILDNDTEEDIFRDLEIREGDSMEDLHNIITQSFGFDGMEMASFYVSDDEWNQGEEIAMFDVSEGNNKVKVMGTTKINDLVHEASTRLIYVYDFLNMWTFFVELAEIVEEAETTDYPNLMFVQGQVPDEAPIKTFEAESNDDAFDEFDDDLDVDDYSDLDFDENWN, encoded by the coding sequence ATGATTTACAGATTTAGAGTTATACTCGACAATGATACCGAAGAAGATATTTTCCGTGATTTAGAAATCCGCGAAGGTGACTCTATGGAGGATTTACATAATATAATTACACAGTCTTTCGGTTTTGACGGTATGGAAATGGCGTCATTTTACGTTAGCGATGACGAGTGGAATCAAGGTGAAGAGATCGCTATGTTTGATGTCAGCGAAGGCAATAACAAAGTAAAGGTGATGGGTACTACCAAAATTAACGATTTGGTTCATGAAGCCTCTACTCGATTGATTTATGTCTATGATTTTTTGAATATGTGGACGTTTTTCGTAGAACTTGCCGAAATTGTTGAAGAAGCAGAAACCACAGACTATCCAAATTTAATGTTTGTTCAAGGCCAAGTACCAGATGAAGCACCAATAAAAACTTTTGAAGCGGAAAGTAATGACGATGCTTTTGATGAATTTGATGACGATTTAGACGTCGATGATTACAGTGATTTAGATTTTGACGAAAACTGGAATTAA
- a CDS encoding COX15/CtaA family protein yields MKKRFRKTAKVALVLIYLVIIAGAVVRMTGSGMGCPDWPKCFGYYIPPTEISELEFKPNHDYKKGIVIIVDEALQVATKDFKSSNNLNLNNWEPYTAHDYAVFNPLHTWVEYINRLIGALSGLPILIFTIMSIWLWKDKKRFFILSVLTVFGMAFQAWLGKTVVDSNLAPYKITIHMVMALVIVAVILYLIYASKTTYKAQKLDSKFRNILIIATILTLVQIVLGTQVRQFVDVQNKLNGYHNWDIQELAPLNFYVHRTLSILVLLLNGWLFIRNRKLQLGFNKFKLVMICIGLEILTGIAMYYFNFPFSTQPLHIVIAAILIGIQFYIILESHNTHRLKGVETSA; encoded by the coding sequence ATGAAAAAAAGATTTAGAAAAACAGCAAAAGTTGCTCTAGTTCTAATTTATCTAGTGATTATTGCTGGTGCAGTTGTTCGCATGACAGGTTCAGGAATGGGATGTCCTGATTGGCCAAAATGCTTTGGCTACTATATTCCTCCAACAGAAATTTCTGAACTAGAATTTAAACCTAATCACGATTACAAAAAAGGGATTGTCATTATTGTAGACGAAGCTTTACAGGTTGCTACCAAAGATTTTAAATCTTCAAATAATTTAAATCTCAATAATTGGGAACCATACACAGCACATGATTATGCGGTATTTAATCCGTTGCATACTTGGGTAGAATATATAAATCGACTTATAGGCGCACTTTCAGGATTACCGATTTTAATTTTCACAATTATGTCCATTTGGCTCTGGAAAGACAAGAAACGTTTTTTTATACTTTCGGTTTTAACGGTTTTCGGAATGGCGTTTCAGGCATGGCTAGGTAAAACAGTTGTAGATTCTAACTTAGCACCATATAAAATTACCATACACATGGTCATGGCACTAGTTATTGTTGCCGTCATTTTGTATCTGATATATGCTTCAAAGACCACCTACAAGGCTCAAAAATTAGATTCAAAATTCAGAAATATTTTGATTATTGCAACTATCTTAACACTTGTTCAAATCGTATTAGGCACACAAGTACGTCAGTTTGTCGATGTTCAGAATAAATTAAATGGCTACCATAATTGGGATATTCAGGAATTAGCACCACTAAATTTCTATGTACATCGTACCCTTTCGATTTTAGTGCTACTATTAAATGGCTGGTTATTTATCAGAAACCGTAAGCTGCAGTTAGGCTTCAATAAATTCAAATTAGTAATGATTTGTATAGGACTTGAAATTTTGACTGGCATTGCGATGTATTACTTTAATTTTCCGTTTTCAACTCAACCGCTTCATATTGTTATAGCTGCGATATTGATTGGAATTCAGTTTTATATCATTTTAGAAAGTCATAATACACATCGTCTAAAAGGTGTTGAAACTTCAGCATAA
- a CDS encoding GNAT family N-acetyltransferase: MPNLIRTTSDNKDFINLVKDLDAYLKVTDGDEHEFYNQFNAIESLNNVVVVYANNKAVGCGAFKEYNTEAVEIKRMYVNPNAREKGLGKLILNDLEDWAKEVGYTSCVLETGMRQIEAVKFYKKCDYKSIPKYGQYKDMENSVCFKKELI; this comes from the coding sequence ATGCCAAACCTCATCAGAACAACTTCAGATAATAAAGACTTCATTAATTTAGTGAAAGATTTAGATGCCTATTTGAAGGTTACTGATGGTGATGAGCATGAGTTTTATAATCAATTTAACGCTATTGAAAGCTTAAATAATGTCGTTGTCGTATATGCTAATAATAAAGCAGTTGGCTGCGGTGCATTTAAAGAATATAACACAGAAGCTGTAGAAATAAAGCGAATGTATGTTAACCCAAATGCTAGAGAAAAAGGTCTAGGAAAGCTAATCCTCAATGACTTGGAGGATTGGGCAAAAGAAGTAGGCTATACATCATGTGTTTTAGAAACTGGAATGAGGCAAATTGAAGCTGTAAAATTTTATAAAAAATGTGATTATAAGTCTATTCCAAAATATGGACAATACAAGGACATGGAAAATAGCGTTTGTTTTAAAAAAGAATTGATTTAG
- a CDS encoding CCA tRNA nucleotidyltransferase, translating to MTYKNALQHPVFKTISQSADALGIDAYVIGGFVRDYFLERGNAKDIDIVAIGSGIELAQHVANNLPSNPKVQVFKTYGTAMLKHNDIEIEFVGARKESYTEDSRNPIVENGSLEDDQNRRDFTINALALAINKNNFAQLLDPFNGVSDLDKGIIRTPLNPDITYSDDPLRMMRAIRFATQLNFKIEEASLHAISKNKERINIITKERIVTELNKILESDKPSIGFILLERAGLLDYIIPEITALKGIDEKEGQRHKDNFYHTLEVVDNICKTTDNLWLRWAALLHDIGKAPTKRFHKKIGWTFHGHEFVGSKMVYKLFKRLKMPLNEKMKFVQKMVFMSSRPIVLASEVTDSAVRRLVFDAGDNVDDLMTLCEADITTKNPKKFKKYHNNFKIVRDKIVEVEERDHVRNFQPPVTGEEIMKTFNLKPSKEIGIIKEAIKEAILEGEIPNEHDAAFELMLEKGKALGLKMS from the coding sequence ATGACTTACAAAAACGCATTACAACATCCTGTTTTTAAAACTATTTCTCAATCTGCAGATGCATTAGGTATTGATGCTTATGTTATTGGTGGTTTTGTACGCGATTATTTCTTAGAGCGTGGTAATGCAAAAGACATAGATATTGTAGCTATCGGCAGTGGTATCGAGTTGGCACAACACGTTGCTAATAACTTACCTAGCAATCCAAAAGTGCAAGTTTTTAAAACTTATGGGACAGCAATGCTTAAGCATAATGATATCGAGATTGAATTTGTTGGTGCGCGTAAAGAAAGCTATACTGAAGATAGTCGAAATCCTATAGTAGAAAACGGCTCACTTGAAGACGACCAAAATCGTCGTGATTTTACAATAAATGCCCTAGCATTAGCAATCAATAAAAATAATTTTGCTCAGCTTTTAGACCCATTTAATGGTGTTTCAGATTTAGACAAAGGTATCATTAGAACACCTTTAAATCCTGACATCACCTACTCCGATGACCCATTACGTATGATGCGAGCTATACGTTTTGCAACACAACTTAATTTTAAAATTGAGGAAGCGTCTTTACATGCAATTTCAAAAAATAAAGAGCGTATAAATATTATTACAAAAGAACGTATTGTCACTGAGTTAAATAAGATTCTAGAAAGTGATAAACCTTCAATAGGATTTATACTTCTTGAAAGAGCTGGATTATTGGATTATATAATACCAGAAATTACTGCACTAAAAGGCATTGACGAAAAAGAAGGTCAACGCCATAAAGATAATTTTTACCACACTTTAGAAGTCGTTGATAATATCTGTAAAACGACTGATAATCTTTGGTTGCGTTGGGCAGCATTACTTCATGATATTGGTAAGGCACCAACAAAACGTTTTCATAAAAAAATTGGATGGACCTTTCATGGTCACGAATTTGTAGGCTCAAAAATGGTTTACAAATTATTTAAAAGACTAAAAATGCCGTTGAATGAAAAGATGAAGTTTGTTCAAAAAATGGTCTTTATGAGCTCTCGTCCAATAGTTTTAGCCTCAGAAGTTACAGACTCGGCAGTACGTCGATTAGTCTTTGATGCAGGAGATAATGTTGATGATTTAATGACACTATGCGAAGCAGATATAACGACTAAAAACCCAAAGAAATTTAAGAAGTATCACAACAATTTTAAAATTGTAAGAGATAAAATAGTTGAAGTTGAGGAACGCGACCATGTACGTAATTTTCAACCGCCAGTAACTGGTGAAGAGATTATGAAAACCTTTAACTTAAAACCTTCTAAAGAAATAGGAATTATTAAAGAAGCGATTAAAGAAGCCATTTTAGAAGGTGAAATACCGAATGAACATGACGCTGCTTTTGAACTAATGTTAGAAAAAGGGAAAGCCCTTGGATTAAAAATGAGTTAG
- a CDS encoding FkbM family methyltransferase — translation MKKRFKYFKKELKSKKRKKVLGPFTKGVIYNSENGIIAVPIEDICVGRSLGFEGNWDLEEINILSDLLTKEDVVYVVGTHVGTLLVPIAKQVKSVIGYEANEGTFWYIEMNLCLNRLKNVSLFNLAVGDEKKVVTFYQNTVNSGGSKIAPKTDNIMYNHDNPNKVDVQMISLDDHITEENLTKPTAMLMDIEGAEYFALKGMQNTVKDLRFLYVEYVPHHLKNVSDVSNKDFLALIAPHFTKASFVRSKKVIDYGTNSNELLVYLDELMSKNKADDILFSK, via the coding sequence ATGAAAAAGAGATTTAAATACTTCAAAAAAGAGTTAAAATCAAAGAAGCGTAAAAAAGTATTAGGACCTTTTACTAAAGGTGTTATCTATAATTCTGAAAATGGAATTATCGCAGTACCTATCGAAGATATTTGTGTCGGAAGGTCTTTAGGTTTCGAAGGTAATTGGGATTTAGAGGAGATAAATATCTTATCAGACCTACTAACTAAAGAAGATGTTGTGTATGTTGTAGGAACACATGTTGGAACACTTTTAGTACCAATCGCAAAACAAGTAAAGTCTGTTATTGGATACGAGGCTAACGAAGGTACATTTTGGTATATAGAAATGAACCTTTGTTTGAATCGTCTAAAAAATGTAAGCCTTTTTAACTTAGCTGTCGGTGATGAAAAAAAGGTAGTTACTTTTTATCAAAACACCGTGAACTCTGGTGGCAGTAAAATTGCACCAAAGACAGATAATATTATGTATAATCATGATAATCCCAACAAAGTAGATGTGCAAATGATTTCTTTAGACGACCATATAACTGAAGAAAATCTTACAAAACCAACTGCCATGTTAATGGATATTGAGGGTGCGGAATATTTTGCGCTTAAAGGCATGCAAAACACAGTTAAAGATTTAAGGTTTTTGTATGTAGAATACGTACCTCATCATTTAAAAAATGTATCTGATGTCTCTAATAAAGATTTCTTAGCCTTAATAGCCCCACACTTTACTAAAGCGAGTTTTGTACGCTCTAAAAAAGTAATAGATTATGGAACTAATTCAAATGAATTATTGGTATACTTAGATGAATTGATGTCAAAAAACAAAGCTGACGATATTTTGTTCTCCAAATAA
- a CDS encoding class I SAM-dependent methyltransferase produces MNTALIISLVVVLAMTHFVLKFIKHRSLYPFMPFEYNFRRRRVTFAKVLKLLKERNAKVIVETGTSRKGLEGAKSDGAATIVFGKWAKENGAVMHSVDISEDSVEGSRSEVQNQGLNKVVTVHLDDSLNYLKNFKGEIDFLYLDSYDYSKTDLQIQKDSQEHHLKEFKIIEDRLHKNTIVLIDDCGLPGGGKGKTVIAYMLTKGWEIIINKYQVLLLHRDSL; encoded by the coding sequence ATGAATACAGCTTTAATAATTTCTTTAGTTGTTGTCTTAGCAATGACGCACTTTGTTTTAAAATTCATAAAACATCGTTCGTTATATCCATTTATGCCTTTTGAATATAACTTTAGAAGACGTCGTGTGACATTCGCTAAAGTTTTGAAATTACTTAAGGAAAGAAATGCTAAAGTCATAGTTGAAACTGGTACTTCTCGTAAAGGATTAGAAGGTGCTAAAAGCGACGGTGCTGCTACTATAGTATTTGGTAAATGGGCTAAAGAAAACGGTGCTGTAATGCACTCTGTAGATATTAGTGAAGATTCTGTTGAAGGCTCACGAAGCGAAGTGCAAAATCAAGGTTTGAATAAAGTTGTTACTGTACATTTAGATGATTCGTTAAACTATCTTAAAAACTTTAAAGGTGAAATAGACTTCTTGTATCTAGATAGCTACGACTATTCAAAAACGGATTTGCAAATTCAGAAAGATAGTCAAGAGCATCACTTAAAGGAATTCAAAATAATCGAAGATAGACTGCATAAAAACACCATAGTTTTAATTGACGATTGTGGATTACCTGGTGGTGGAAAAGGAAAAACTGTTATTGCTTACATGCTTACAAAAGGATGGGAAATTATTATTAATAAATACCAAGTCCTTTTATTACACAGAGACAGTTTATAA
- a CDS encoding glycosyltransferase family 4 protein has protein sequence MKSVFLESHNIKNLHFGFGQFNYHLIKGLYNAQIEDYKMTLHAKHTDSLKKEFGDYFDYKIYKSFRRYPLFRIRKKYDVWHSMNQNVKIEPYHNIPYVLTIHDVNFIDEVSSDMSHERNIRFKEKLNRASAITYISEFAKKSTHDYFNVPKVSEHVIYNGNPITKIIIPDNYLPKSTSKRPYLFSIGEFTERKNFHTLIEMLVHIKDFDLVLAGNNNTSYTQDVLLPTIKKLNLQDRVVITGKISDVDKQFYLKNCEAFVFPSLREGFGIPPIEAMRFGKPVFLSNNTSLPEIGGKNAYYWDNYDAEYMANILSSGLDNFNQNKTVLKDTLTKRAISFNWDDAAKAYSDVYKSLM, from the coding sequence ATGAAGTCTGTTTTCTTAGAATCTCACAATATTAAAAACTTACATTTTGGTTTTGGTCAGTTTAATTACCATTTGATTAAAGGCTTATACAATGCCCAAATCGAAGATTACAAAATGACACTACATGCAAAGCATACAGATTCTCTAAAAAAAGAGTTTGGTGATTATTTTGATTATAAAATATATAAATCATTTAGGCGATATCCACTTTTTCGGATTAGAAAAAAATATGATGTCTGGCACTCCATGAATCAGAATGTTAAGATTGAGCCATATCATAATATACCTTATGTTCTGACCATACATGATGTGAATTTTATTGATGAAGTTTCTTCCGATATGAGTCATGAGCGAAACATCAGATTCAAAGAAAAGCTAAATCGTGCATCGGCAATTACTTACATCTCTGAATTTGCAAAAAAATCTACTCACGATTATTTTAATGTTCCTAAAGTTTCTGAACACGTCATATACAATGGTAATCCGATAACCAAAATTATAATCCCAGATAATTACTTACCAAAATCAACATCAAAAAGACCTTATTTATTCAGTATTGGAGAGTTTACTGAGCGTAAAAATTTTCATACTCTAATAGAGATGTTAGTTCATATCAAAGATTTTGATTTGGTATTAGCAGGAAATAATAACACGTCATATACTCAAGATGTTTTATTACCGACTATCAAAAAACTAAATCTGCAAGACCGAGTTGTTATAACCGGAAAAATAAGTGATGTAGATAAACAATTTTACCTTAAGAATTGTGAGGCTTTTGTTTTTCCGTCATTAAGAGAAGGTTTTGGTATTCCGCCTATAGAAGCCATGCGTTTTGGTAAACCTGTCTTCTTATCAAACAATACGTCTTTACCAGAAATAGGTGGTAAAAACGCCTATTACTGGGATAATTACGATGCTGAGTATATGGCTAATATTTTATCTTCTGGATTAGATAATTTCAACCAAAACAAAACAGTACTAAAAGATACACTTACAAAAAGAGCTATATCATTTAACTGGGATGATGCTGCAAAAGCTTATTCTGATGTTTATAAGTCGCTAATGTGA
- a CDS encoding glycosyltransferase family 2 protein, protein MISALAITYNEESNIESYIKSLSFADEIIIVDSNSTDETAKIAKQNNVTFIQREFDNFSNQKNFAIAQANYDWIVFFDLDETISHELAEEIQKKIASNSNTVAYNVKRNFHFMGKHIKYSGFQNDLATRVFKKKHCKYNNKLVHETLEINGKIETLKNRSEHYSYKGYDNYNDKLTRYSKLQAEMLYKKNVRPNLYHFLVRPWYRFFHQYIIKLGFLDGKEGFILAYLSAFAVYKRYIQLWTMYRNID, encoded by the coding sequence ATGATAAGCGCTCTTGCTATAACCTACAATGAAGAATCCAATATAGAAAGCTACATTAAGAGTTTATCTTTTGCTGACGAAATTATCATTGTAGATTCCAACAGTACAGACGAGACTGCTAAAATTGCAAAGCAAAATAATGTCACTTTTATACAGCGTGAATTCGATAATTTTTCGAACCAGAAAAACTTTGCAATTGCTCAAGCCAATTACGACTGGATTGTTTTTTTTGATTTAGATGAAACGATTTCTCATGAATTAGCTGAAGAAATACAAAAAAAGATAGCTTCGAACTCAAACACTGTTGCTTATAATGTGAAACGAAACTTTCATTTTATGGGCAAGCATATTAAATACAGTGGTTTTCAGAATGATTTAGCGACACGTGTTTTTAAAAAAAAACATTGTAAATACAATAATAAATTAGTTCACGAAACTTTAGAAATCAATGGAAAAATCGAGACTTTAAAAAATCGTAGTGAACACTATTCTTATAAAGGTTACGACAACTATAATGATAAACTAACAAGATACAGTAAGCTACAAGCAGAAATGCTTTACAAAAAGAATGTTAGACCAAATTTATATCATTTTTTGGTGAGACCTTGGTATCGTTTTTTTCATCAGTATATTATCAAATTAGGGTTCTTAGACGGCAAAGAAGGTTTTATATTAGCCTATTTAAGTGCTTTTGCAGTTTACAAACGCTACATACAACTTTGGACCATGTATCGAAATATTGATTAA
- a CDS encoding polysaccharide deacetylase family protein — MKNCIKNSTVPKLPVLMYHSVTTSSNESVGLTIDVKKFEDHLQYLKSKNYRALHFKDLEQIKSAKEFPEKSVIITFDDVYVNQLELAVPLLEKYGFKASFYIPFKYVGKTNTWDEGKKPIMSVAQLKSLNPEVIELGLHSFSHGNYKDMPLDKIRTDFEQSKTFIKNNDLNVSSVLAYPYGKYPKKGDAKNSFLECLDENNITYGLRIGNRVNKFPFKNNYEVQRIDIKGEDSLSKFKLKLRYGKLKLF, encoded by the coding sequence TTGAAGAATTGTATAAAAAATAGTACTGTGCCAAAACTTCCTGTTTTAATGTATCACTCGGTAACAACCTCGTCAAATGAGAGCGTAGGTTTAACCATCGATGTCAAAAAGTTTGAGGACCATTTACAATATCTAAAATCTAAAAATTATAGAGCATTACACTTTAAGGATTTAGAACAAATTAAATCAGCCAAAGAGTTTCCTGAAAAATCAGTAATTATAACCTTTGATGATGTTTATGTCAATCAGTTAGAATTGGCAGTACCTTTACTCGAAAAGTATGGTTTTAAAGCGTCTTTTTATATTCCGTTTAAGTATGTTGGAAAGACAAATACGTGGGACGAAGGCAAAAAACCTATTATGTCTGTAGCTCAATTAAAATCTTTAAATCCTGAAGTTATTGAGCTTGGTTTGCATAGCTTTTCTCATGGTAATTATAAAGATATGCCCTTGGATAAAATCCGAACAGATTTTGAGCAGTCAAAAACTTTTATAAAAAACAATGACTTAAATGTGTCATCGGTTTTGGCTTATCCTTATGGGAAATATCCAAAAAAAGGAGATGCAAAAAACAGTTTTTTAGAGTGTCTTGATGAAAATAATATCACTTATGGATTAAGAATTGGCAATAGAGTCAATAAATTTCCTTTTAAAAATAACTATGAAGTTCAACGTATTGATATTAAGGGCGAAGATTCGCTATCTAAATTCAAACTAAAATTACGTTACGGAAAGCTAAAGTTATTTTAA
- a CDS encoding glycosyltransferase family 2 protein, whose protein sequence is MKLSVIIPTYNEENYVEKAIRSVRFADEIIVVDSFSTDKTVEIAEKYNCKITQRKFDNFSNQKNHALQFASGEWVLFVDADERIPYALKSEIKAAMNSNKHAGYKLNFPHFYMNRFLYNHSDNVLRLVKRENCRFEGLVHEKLIIDGTVGQLKNPVLHFTYKGLPHYISKKDSYAWFQAEQMLKKGKKATYFHLAFKPFYRFFSSYILRRGFLDGIPGLTVATINAYGVFSRYVKLMLLQRGLK, encoded by the coding sequence ATGAAATTATCGGTAATTATACCAACTTATAACGAAGAAAACTACGTAGAAAAAGCAATACGTTCGGTACGTTTTGCAGATGAAATTATTGTAGTCGATTCTTTTAGTACAGACAAAACTGTCGAGATTGCCGAGAAATATAACTGTAAAATCACGCAACGAAAATTTGATAATTTCTCTAACCAAAAAAACCATGCATTACAATTTGCTTCTGGCGAATGGGTTTTATTTGTAGATGCTGATGAGCGCATTCCTTATGCTCTAAAGAGTGAAATTAAAGCCGCAATGAACTCTAATAAACATGCTGGATACAAACTTAATTTTCCGCATTTTTATATGAATCGTTTTTTATATAACCATTCGGACAATGTATTACGACTGGTAAAACGCGAAAATTGCCGCTTTGAAGGTTTAGTTCATGAAAAGCTGATTATTGACGGTACTGTTGGGCAACTTAAAAATCCAGTATTACATTTCACCTATAAAGGCTTACCACATTATATTAGTAAAAAAGATAGTTATGCTTGGTTTCAAGCTGAGCAAATGTTGAAGAAAGGAAAAAAAGCCACCTACTTTCATTTGGCCTTCAAACCGTTTTATCGATTTTTTAGCAGTTACATTCTTCGCCGTGGATTTTTGGATGGTATTCCTGGATTGACAGTAGCCACTATTAATGCATATGGTGTGTTTTCAAGATATGTGAAACTGATGCTATTACAGCGTGGCTTAAAATAA